In Nocardia yunnanensis, one DNA window encodes the following:
- a CDS encoding ParB N-terminal domain-containing protein: MTNTHNTEVPDTDTSAVAGGEVAVVDSPALESAEVVYDAELVEEQPEDFRTAEVDPGELDFEVPEGESRYDLDNDPELVESVRAWGVLEPVTVYPGAEGRYRVARGRRRVLAAQLTGRKVPIVVRGMMGNESEAMIQTIAAEMHTNDRRTDYTDRERANRWAQMSLYGASVARIVRDTSAKRDEVKAALAAVDSGVAMDAVDSGQFSFEQAAVIAEYEQAGDVDAVSRLMSVSAEGFAVEAGRIAADRARIAEQFRASLAYAQRGFSFVIREPGSAGTELPDGEYLRAEELRTAEGGEVTPEVVDAAPGLWSMYLEQYPESVAVDAETGEPVDFDEIDWETRHDRSSAAYEGLRHFDSITLESSWQPEYWLPVENLEASGLVVAEEIAPGLIMVPDTAEDASEDEEPKQGEDASEAGEDEEPTEGGQDATEQAATEEARRAAGEAAIAALEARRVAEEKRAEDTRERQRVIALNIEGTAAKEERCVFVAQLLTRKTLPSDAAAFIAEALLLEPDLLNRHRSQSGALELLNFGDRDKACKHNEDASEKRSLVLVYGLVLGAHEARIEQDHWRAKTDGFWGDGPGYRRYLRHLADQGHRLEPVEQVTAGHLDLADIDIEALRAKHKAQREEQKALAAQAFAAAA; the protein is encoded by the coding sequence ATGACCAACACCCACAACACCGAGGTTCCCGACACCGATACCAGCGCCGTCGCCGGTGGTGAGGTGGCCGTGGTCGACTCGCCCGCGCTGGAATCGGCCGAGGTCGTCTACGACGCCGAATTGGTCGAGGAGCAGCCCGAGGACTTCCGGACAGCCGAAGTCGATCCGGGCGAACTGGACTTCGAGGTTCCCGAGGGAGAATCCCGCTACGACCTGGACAACGACCCCGAATTGGTCGAGTCCGTGCGGGCGTGGGGTGTGCTGGAACCGGTGACGGTCTACCCCGGAGCCGAGGGCCGCTACCGGGTCGCGCGTGGCCGACGCCGGGTGCTGGCCGCACAGTTGACCGGCCGAAAGGTTCCGATCGTCGTGCGCGGCATGATGGGGAACGAGTCCGAGGCGATGATTCAGACCATCGCGGCCGAGATGCACACCAACGACCGCCGCACCGATTACACCGATCGGGAGCGTGCGAACCGGTGGGCTCAGATGTCGCTGTACGGGGCGAGCGTGGCCCGGATCGTGCGTGACACTTCCGCCAAGCGCGACGAGGTGAAAGCCGCACTCGCGGCGGTCGATTCAGGCGTGGCTATGGATGCGGTGGATTCCGGGCAATTCAGTTTCGAACAGGCCGCCGTGATCGCGGAGTACGAACAGGCCGGGGATGTCGACGCAGTGTCACGGCTCATGAGTGTGTCCGCCGAGGGGTTCGCGGTCGAAGCAGGCAGGATCGCGGCCGACCGCGCCCGGATCGCCGAACAGTTCCGTGCATCGCTGGCCTACGCCCAGCGCGGATTTTCGTTCGTGATCCGTGAACCCGGTTCCGCCGGAACGGAATTGCCGGATGGCGAGTACCTGCGCGCCGAGGAACTGCGAACCGCCGAGGGCGGGGAGGTCACTCCCGAAGTGGTGGACGCCGCGCCGGGGCTGTGGTCTATGTATCTGGAGCAGTACCCGGAATCGGTGGCAGTCGACGCCGAGACCGGCGAGCCGGTCGACTTCGATGAAATCGACTGGGAGACCCGCCACGACCGCAGCAGCGCGGCTTATGAGGGGTTGCGGCATTTCGACAGCATCACTCTGGAAAGCAGCTGGCAGCCCGAGTACTGGCTACCGGTCGAGAACCTGGAAGCGTCCGGGCTGGTCGTAGCCGAGGAGATCGCGCCCGGCCTGATCATGGTCCCCGACACCGCTGAGGACGCCAGCGAGGACGAGGAGCCCAAGCAGGGCGAGGACGCCAGCGAGGCGGGGGAGGACGAGGAGCCCACGGAGGGCGGCCAGGACGCTACCGAGCAGGCAGCAACCGAGGAAGCCCGGCGTGCGGCAGGGGAAGCCGCTATCGCGGCGTTGGAGGCGCGTCGTGTCGCCGAGGAGAAGCGCGCGGAGGACACCCGCGAGCGGCAGCGGGTTATCGCGCTCAACATCGAGGGCACGGCGGCGAAAGAGGAGCGGTGCGTGTTCGTGGCGCAGTTGCTCACCCGCAAGACCCTGCCCAGTGATGCCGCTGCGTTCATCGCGGAGGCGCTGTTGCTCGAGCCGGATCTGTTGAACCGGCATCGTTCGCAGTCGGGGGCGCTGGAGTTGCTGAACTTCGGCGACCGTGACAAGGCGTGCAAGCACAACGAGGACGCCTCCGAAAAGCGAAGCCTAGTACTGGTTTACGGGCTGGTACTCGGCGCGCACGAGGCCCGGATCGAACAAGACCATTGGCGGGCCAAGACCGATGGGTTCTGGGGTGACGGGCCGGGCTACCGCCGCTACCTGCGCCATCTGGCCGACCAGGGCCACCGGTTGGAACCGGTCGAGCAGGTCACGGCCGGACATCTGGATTTGGCCGATATCGACATCGAAGCCCTGCGCGCCAAGCACAAGGCCCAGCGCGAGGAGCAAAAGGCACTCGCCGCCCAGGCATTCGCCGCCGCAGCCTGA
- a CDS encoding DUF932 domain-containing protein — MSRETSEWLNTQTLIGMTDQRGTAWHYRAEHQGDEPNHYPSYIPVADVRRRLFGWRAEAVPPHYPVPFGATPETPADPANPGYRLVEVPGSPFPMMADLSRQLVFRSDTGRPLGVFSSKYPVMQYGEMLLDGLAALVTPDGLAVSDDALGIGSAGLLKGGAVAWVQIERPDTVTTSEGVDFRTSILASASMDGSLPLSYAAVNQVVVCDNTHAWALDEAERSGRIWKLRRRSALSQFAFKDARAALQMVVEAEDGFAADIAKLCDLSVSPAQFRRLLDDFAPMPDEDAPKATRTRAENKRGQIEKLWVSDERVKPWTGTGFGWLQAVNTWQHHMRPAQGDRAGRNTTNAVTGKTADADTLTLERMFQVLTPAR, encoded by the coding sequence ATGTCTCGCGAGACCAGCGAATGGCTGAACACGCAAACCCTTATCGGGATGACCGATCAGCGCGGCACCGCATGGCACTACCGCGCCGAGCACCAGGGCGACGAACCCAACCATTACCCGAGCTATATCCCGGTAGCGGATGTGCGGCGCAGGCTGTTCGGGTGGCGCGCGGAGGCGGTGCCGCCGCATTACCCGGTGCCGTTCGGCGCTACCCCGGAGACCCCGGCCGATCCGGCCAACCCCGGTTATCGGCTGGTCGAAGTGCCGGGGTCGCCGTTTCCGATGATGGCGGATCTGTCCCGGCAGCTGGTTTTCCGCAGCGATACCGGCCGCCCGCTGGGGGTGTTCTCGAGTAAGTACCCGGTGATGCAGTACGGGGAAATGCTGTTGGACGGCTTGGCGGCGCTGGTGACCCCGGACGGTTTGGCCGTGTCGGATGATGCACTGGGGATCGGGTCGGCTGGACTGTTGAAGGGCGGCGCGGTCGCGTGGGTGCAGATCGAACGCCCCGACACTGTGACCACGTCCGAAGGCGTCGATTTCCGGACCTCGATTCTGGCCAGCGCGTCGATGGATGGATCGTTGCCGCTGTCGTACGCGGCGGTGAATCAGGTTGTGGTGTGCGACAACACCCACGCGTGGGCGTTGGACGAGGCCGAGCGCTCGGGGCGGATCTGGAAGCTACGCCGCCGCTCCGCACTGTCACAGTTCGCGTTCAAGGACGCCCGCGCGGCGTTGCAGATGGTGGTGGAAGCCGAAGACGGTTTCGCCGCTGATATCGCGAAGCTGTGCGATCTGTCGGTGAGCCCGGCCCAGTTCCGCAGGCTGCTGGACGATTTCGCGCCGATGCCCGACGAGGACGCGCCCAAGGCGACCCGGACCCGGGCCGAGAACAAGCGAGGCCAGATCGAAAAGCTCTGGGTATCCGACGAGCGCGTAAAGCCTTGGACGGGAACCGGTTTCGGCTGGCTGCAAGCCGTCAACACGTGGCAGCACCACATGCGACCCGCCCAGGGCGACCGCGCCGGGCGCAACACCACCAACGCGGTAACCGGCAAGACCGCCGATGCCGACACGCTCACTCTGGAACGGATGTTTCAGGTGCTCACCCCGGCCCGATGA
- a CDS encoding LPD29 domain-containing protein, whose translation MMEIPEAAKLWKRALQAEWPGVRWSVRSAPRGWFTVITAWEDGPTAEAVSVFCQAWKTVYPDAATWVSDSGLRRGYSPAGYATAIEAITCDIPDMPIPRTPDGGLDIRAAHAQTWRGPVKVAGQFYGHDHVYDLVAVVEMVAGDHDYTKAEQAAN comes from the coding sequence ATGATGGAGATTCCCGAGGCGGCGAAGCTGTGGAAACGAGCCCTCCAAGCGGAGTGGCCCGGCGTCCGCTGGTCGGTGCGTTCGGCCCCGCGCGGCTGGTTCACCGTGATAACGGCTTGGGAGGACGGGCCGACCGCCGAGGCGGTCAGTGTGTTCTGCCAGGCGTGGAAAACCGTCTACCCCGACGCCGCGACCTGGGTAAGCGATTCCGGATTGCGGCGCGGCTACAGCCCGGCCGGATACGCCACGGCGATTGAGGCGATTACCTGCGACATCCCAGATATGCCGATTCCGCGCACGCCGGACGGCGGGCTGGATATCCGCGCGGCGCACGCGCAGACGTGGCGGGGGCCGGTGAAGGTCGCCGGACAGTTCTACGGCCACGATCACGTGTACGACCTGGTTGCCGTGGTTGAAATGGTCGCTGGTGACCATGACTACACCAAGGCCGAGCAGGCAGCGAACTAA
- a CDS encoding NYN domain-containing protein, with translation MFTETTAGVAESVVPMHRARISGWFRAAFWRQAPLPSPLSVAGRRAGTGEVVAVLFDADNIAPTKAGAVLASAAGLGSLRIVRAYGDFFSTSLAGWRHAMIAHAISGRQVTTVTAGKDTADHAIVADAIRLAYTTDVSTVVIASSDSDFIDLAMQLREIGCTVHGYGERKTARAMVAACDRFVYLEDLSPRPSDTHGSGRAATAKTAAKATPPKSGHAAKTTAKAKPAPVKAAESSQASDDWAASVRELVATLSSGSKGAELPKVCLRMHAQGITARLPERGRAKPGRFLTTCGLFEVVTTKDPNGRSIHTYLRNKPTPADR, from the coding sequence ATGTTCACCGAGACGACCGCAGGCGTCGCCGAATCGGTCGTGCCGATGCACCGCGCGCGCATTTCCGGCTGGTTTCGCGCCGCGTTCTGGCGTCAGGCACCATTGCCGTCGCCGCTGTCCGTTGCGGGTCGGCGAGCGGGTACCGGTGAGGTGGTCGCGGTGCTGTTCGACGCGGACAACATCGCGCCGACCAAGGCCGGCGCGGTCCTCGCCTCGGCCGCAGGACTGGGTTCGCTGCGGATCGTTCGCGCCTACGGTGACTTCTTCAGCACCTCGCTGGCGGGGTGGCGACACGCGATGATCGCGCACGCGATCTCGGGCCGACAGGTCACCACGGTGACAGCGGGCAAGGACACTGCCGATCACGCGATCGTCGCCGATGCGATCCGCTTGGCTTACACGACTGACGTGAGCACCGTCGTGATCGCCTCCAGTGACTCCGACTTCATCGACCTGGCAATGCAACTGCGCGAGATCGGATGCACGGTCCACGGATACGGCGAACGCAAGACCGCTCGAGCGATGGTCGCCGCGTGTGATCGTTTCGTCTACCTCGAAGACCTCTCGCCGCGCCCCTCCGACACCCACGGATCGGGCCGCGCGGCGACGGCCAAGACCGCCGCGAAGGCGACACCGCCGAAATCCGGGCATGCCGCGAAGACTACGGCGAAGGCGAAGCCCGCCCCCGTAAAGGCGGCAGAGTCCAGTCAGGCGTCCGACGATTGGGCCGCCTCGGTCCGCGAGCTGGTGGCCACGTTGAGCAGCGGCTCCAAGGGCGCTGAGTTGCCAAAGGTCTGCCTTCGAATGCACGCACAGGGCATCACCGCTCGCCTGCCAGAGCGCGGGCGCGCCAAACCGGGCCGTTTCCTGACCACCTGCGGGCTGTTCGAGGTCGTGACAACGAAGGACCCGAACGGACGATCCATCCACACCTATTTGCGCAACAAACCGACGCCCGCCGATCGCTGA
- the mobC gene encoding plasmid mobilization relaxosome protein MobC: MKVTPEQELELVARAGRAKVSVSRLLVEAALSDAGTSVGASRDVADRLAGIERLLANLANNVNQIAVVANSTGTIEREALAANMALLRRLRDRVDIALDGWSVAA; encoded by the coding sequence GTGAAGGTCACCCCGGAACAAGAACTCGAACTCGTGGCACGCGCTGGCCGGGCGAAAGTCTCGGTGTCGCGCCTCTTGGTGGAGGCCGCTCTGTCGGACGCGGGGACGTCGGTGGGCGCGAGTCGCGACGTGGCCGACCGCCTGGCGGGTATCGAGCGGCTGTTGGCGAACCTGGCGAACAACGTCAACCAGATCGCCGTGGTCGCCAACTCCACCGGCACGATCGAGCGCGAGGCGCTGGCCGCGAACATGGCCTTGTTGCGCCGCCTGCGCGATCGCGTGGATATTGCCCTCGATGGGTGGAGTGTGGCGGCGTGA
- a CDS encoding relaxase/mobilization nuclease domain-containing protein: MPNVTRGGHMGGLLAYLVGPGRADKHRFPHLVAADETVTADFPIGVELSPAQANSIARRLDRARRLFGVEVNVPNYLRDAEGRVRVDDRGRKVKDPAEPFTAGHVWHCSLSLRAEEGELADETWGRIATAFMDKMGFTADGSGRSSARWVAVRHGLSTGGNDHIHIAASAVRDDGTKVDLWREQKRSQRAVGELEHEFGLQVLESRHTRVGTRGLTRAELSPGDDHTVAEPARWRLERVVRACAVASREEGEFVRRLRQEKLIVLPRYAHGDTGAVIGYAVAEPTRSRGRLVYYGGGRLASDLTLPALRNEWDRSAALDAEAVGEWRAAHRNQPPVNSEGTEVVPVDAAEVSRAAKDLQWWNRYLAQIPPEDHAQWARAASRTAGVMAALSVRTEPVSGPLATAARAVAKSAQRPAHTRWHKPARTLTAGGAALIMLQTRQQSTAASYHLVLAQLTRAARAIRDAHTAMGDLHRAAELDQAMRSELAAVHARYTPATAAESEPKIISAQMQRVLDGAREFGTVASTEPSQRSASETENDRVSDDRDYGLDQSEDFGPEQ, encoded by the coding sequence ATGCCGAATGTGACCCGTGGCGGTCACATGGGCGGATTGCTGGCCTACCTCGTCGGGCCGGGCCGGGCCGACAAGCACCGCTTTCCTCACCTGGTCGCCGCCGACGAAACAGTCACCGCGGACTTCCCGATAGGCGTCGAGCTGTCCCCGGCGCAAGCGAACTCGATCGCCCGGCGTTTGGATCGGGCGCGTCGGCTGTTCGGTGTCGAGGTCAATGTCCCGAACTACCTGCGCGACGCGGAGGGGCGTGTCCGTGTCGATGATCGAGGCCGCAAGGTCAAGGACCCCGCCGAGCCGTTCACTGCCGGGCATGTGTGGCACTGTTCGCTGTCCTTGCGGGCGGAGGAAGGCGAGTTGGCCGACGAAACGTGGGGTCGGATCGCGACCGCGTTCATGGACAAGATGGGGTTCACCGCCGACGGTTCCGGTCGCTCATCCGCCCGCTGGGTCGCGGTCCGCCACGGTCTGTCCACCGGCGGCAACGACCACATCCACATCGCCGCCTCCGCTGTCCGCGACGACGGCACGAAAGTCGATCTGTGGCGCGAGCAGAAGCGGTCGCAGCGGGCGGTGGGGGAGCTGGAGCACGAGTTCGGGCTACAGGTTCTCGAATCCCGCCACACCCGGGTCGGCACGCGCGGATTGACCCGCGCCGAACTCTCGCCCGGAGACGATCACACGGTCGCGGAGCCAGCGCGGTGGCGACTTGAACGCGTCGTGCGCGCGTGCGCGGTCGCCTCGCGGGAGGAGGGCGAGTTCGTTCGCCGCCTCCGGCAGGAGAAGCTGATCGTTCTGCCGCGCTACGCCCACGGCGACACCGGTGCGGTGATCGGTTACGCGGTCGCGGAGCCGACGCGCAGCCGCGGGCGGCTGGTGTACTACGGCGGTGGTCGGCTCGCTTCTGATCTGACGCTTCCGGCGTTGCGCAACGAGTGGGACCGCAGCGCGGCGCTGGATGCCGAAGCGGTCGGGGAGTGGCGGGCGGCTCACCGCAATCAGCCGCCGGTCAACTCCGAGGGCACCGAGGTTGTGCCGGTGGACGCGGCCGAGGTGAGTCGCGCCGCCAAGGACTTGCAGTGGTGGAACCGCTACCTGGCTCAGATCCCGCCGGAGGATCATGCCCAGTGGGCGCGCGCTGCATCTCGTACCGCGGGCGTGATGGCCGCGTTGTCGGTGCGCACGGAACCGGTCTCGGGCCCATTAGCGACGGCCGCCCGTGCCGTAGCGAAGTCCGCCCAGCGACCCGCGCACACCCGCTGGCACAAGCCGGCGCGGACACTGACAGCGGGCGGTGCGGCGCTGATCATGCTTCAAACTCGCCAGCAGTCCACGGCCGCTTCCTACCATTTGGTACTCGCGCAACTCACCCGCGCCGCTCGCGCTATTCGCGACGCCCACACCGCGATGGGAGACTTGCACCGCGCCGCTGAACTCGACCAGGCAATGCGATCCGAGCTGGCCGCAGTCCACGCCCGCTACACACCAGCCACAGCGGCCGAGAGCGAGCCGAAGATCATCTCGGCCCAGATGCAACGTGTGCTCGACGGCGCCCGTGAATTCGGAACCGTCGCGTCCACCGAGCCAAGCCAGCGGTCGGCATCGGAGACCGAAAATGATCGAGTATCCGACGATCGTGATTACGGGCTGGACCAGTCCGAGGACTTCGGACCGGAGCAGTAA
- a CDS encoding GNAT family N-acetyltransferase, which yields MWSIRRATPGDGQHLRALRLQALSDAPEAFLETYDYAAGLSAAEWEARIERYRQPGKQLLVVGEANGVWCGMAGAFLDCERDSSDIALPVRPQDRWAMIWGMYTLPAERGSGLAAALCAEAFDWAATEARVDWLGLDVRDSNTRAIKFYQHEGFAVAARRFHPALNVTSLVMMRPVTTDASARRD from the coding sequence ATGTGGTCCATCCGCAGGGCGACACCCGGAGATGGTCAGCACCTCCGCGCGCTCCGGCTCCAAGCCCTGAGCGATGCGCCGGAAGCCTTCCTCGAGACCTACGACTACGCGGCCGGGTTGAGCGCCGCCGAATGGGAAGCACGCATCGAGCGCTACCGGCAACCGGGGAAGCAACTGCTGGTAGTCGGAGAGGCCAACGGAGTTTGGTGCGGAATGGCGGGAGCGTTCTTGGACTGCGAACGCGACAGTTCCGATATCGCTCTACCGGTGCGACCGCAGGATCGGTGGGCAATGATCTGGGGCATGTACACCCTCCCGGCCGAGCGAGGTAGCGGCCTGGCAGCAGCACTATGCGCGGAAGCATTCGATTGGGCCGCGACCGAAGCCCGAGTCGACTGGTTGGGGCTCGACGTCCGAGATTCCAATACACGCGCGATCAAGTTCTACCAACACGAGGGATTCGCGGTTGCGGCCCGCCGATTTCATCCCGCGCTGAATGTGACCTCGTTGGTGATGATGCGGCCGGTCACCACGGACGCTTCTGCGCGTCGCGATTGA
- a CDS encoding aldo/keto reductase produces the protein MLTRTLGERGPRVSALGIGCWALGGPAENLGLPTGWGEIDDGEAFDGLCCAYEKGVTLYDVADVYGHGRAESTLGRLVRQVPRDSMTLTSKVGYAGDPEHPYTPEHMRRQLERSLTHLGTEHIDLYFFHHNNFGPQDSDLDSAIATMEQFRAEGLIRAVGMRGPHRYALDRITGKPATDKYERFYRLFSRIGPQVIAVRDNLLTPSRAPIFALAAEHGCGVLTYKPLAQGLLTGNYTPRRPRRFGDGDHRARKRWFTDPAITIIDSALDTVRQHIGDDDPEELIRIALWSCLDHGDHTAVLAGFTTPEQVTANVACLDHPPAPEVVEIARAAMRKAQVELDAAFEVFTDQAP, from the coding sequence ATGCTGACCCGCACCCTGGGCGAACGTGGGCCGCGCGTGTCGGCCCTCGGCATTGGCTGCTGGGCACTCGGCGGCCCGGCCGAAAACCTCGGCCTGCCGACTGGCTGGGGCGAGATCGACGATGGCGAAGCGTTCGACGGACTGTGCTGCGCCTACGAGAAGGGCGTCACCCTCTACGACGTCGCCGATGTCTACGGCCACGGCCGCGCCGAATCCACCCTCGGCCGTCTCGTGCGTCAAGTCCCTCGCGACAGCATGACTCTGACCTCGAAAGTGGGCTACGCGGGCGACCCTGAGCACCCGTACACACCCGAGCACATGCGTCGCCAGCTCGAACGGTCGCTGACCCATCTCGGCACCGAGCACATCGACCTGTATTTCTTCCATCACAACAACTTCGGCCCCCAGGACAGCGATCTCGATTCCGCAATCGCCACCATGGAGCAGTTCCGCGCGGAAGGGCTTATCCGCGCAGTGGGAATGCGCGGCCCACACCGCTACGCCCTCGACCGGATCACTGGCAAACCCGCCACCGACAAGTACGAAAGGTTCTATCGGCTGTTCTCGCGGATCGGCCCGCAGGTGATCGCTGTCCGCGACAACTTGCTGACTCCCTCCCGTGCCCCGATCTTCGCTCTTGCCGCCGAGCACGGCTGCGGTGTCTTGACCTACAAGCCGCTCGCGCAGGGCCTGCTCACCGGCAACTACACGCCGCGCCGGCCCCGCCGCTTCGGCGATGGTGACCACCGCGCGCGCAAGCGTTGGTTCACCGATCCTGCGATCACTATCATCGACTCCGCTCTGGATACTGTTCGCCAGCACATCGGGGACGACGATCCGGAAGAACTGATCCGGATCGCCTTGTGGTCGTGCCTGGACCACGGCGACCACACGGCGGTCCTCGCCGGGTTCACCACACCAGAACAGGTCACCGCCAACGTCGCGTGCTTGGATCACCCGCCAGCCCCCGAAGTTGTCGAGATCGCCCGCGCAGCCATGCGCAAGGCGCAAGTGGAACTCGACGCAGCATTCGAGGTCTTCACTGATCAAGCGCCGTAG
- a CDS encoding NUDIX hydrolase, protein MTSTDNARRIVRDLAASITALDDVEQDAQKFVLGWIDSGAPLFRVRKPADPPTHLCSYAVIFDRQRRSVLLADHVKANAWLPPGGHVDPDEDPRVTVLREAHEELGIEAQFDSVCGGEPLFLTVTQTRGDHSHTDVSFWFALAGDEDMTLRRDPAEARELRWWPIDDAALWQPVEQFDPGMMRFLDKLRAHGGVGAPVA, encoded by the coding sequence TTGACATCGACCGACAATGCTCGCCGGATCGTGCGGGATCTGGCCGCTTCCATCACCGCCCTCGATGACGTGGAGCAGGACGCACAGAAGTTCGTCCTCGGATGGATAGACAGCGGTGCCCCGCTGTTCCGGGTACGCAAGCCCGCCGATCCGCCGACCCACTTGTGTTCCTACGCAGTAATTTTTGACCGTCAGCGACGCTCGGTATTGCTGGCCGATCACGTCAAGGCCAACGCCTGGCTTCCTCCGGGCGGCCACGTCGATCCCGACGAAGACCCCCGCGTCACGGTACTGCGTGAGGCGCACGAGGAGTTGGGTATCGAGGCCCAGTTCGATTCGGTGTGCGGCGGAGAACCGCTGTTCCTGACTGTCACCCAGACCCGGGGCGATCACTCCCATACCGACGTGAGTTTCTGGTTCGCTCTCGCCGGTGACGAGGACATGACGCTGCGCCGTGATCCGGCCGAAGCGCGTGAGCTGCGATGGTGGCCGATCGACGACGCCGCGTTGTGGCAGCCCGTGGAGCAGTTCGATCCGGGCATGATGCGGTTTCTGGACAAGCTGCGTGCTCATGGCGGAGTCGGCGCGCCGGTGGCCTGA
- a CDS encoding endonuclease/exonuclease/phosphatase family protein, producing MTDQGMLFGSIQERSDTDPDQLTICALNAQSPTPARAHKLAEWLLATGASVLVLTEVRDSEGSRQLLETLRADGFSTTPAQLGAAVAPAMGDKYHAVVATYGHQINRQLRGPMGNRVAVTDLATMHGLVRIVGMYAPANGMTLESSQTRADFQRRALGELAALRRPRTVFAGDLNVIEPGHEPRLTAYEPHDYEFYTAICEGGMVDTYRALHPDEHDHSWFSDRFLAQRIDHTFMTPATGTVTGCHYDRTTIDTGLSDHSAMITTIDLRTGQATGAPTPP from the coding sequence ATGACTGATCAAGGGATGCTTTTCGGTTCCATCCAAGAGCGCAGCGACACCGATCCGGACCAGCTCACGATTTGCGCGCTCAACGCGCAGTCTCCGACGCCGGCCCGCGCCCACAAGCTCGCGGAATGGCTGCTCGCCACCGGTGCATCGGTGCTGGTGTTGACCGAGGTCCGCGACAGCGAAGGATCGCGGCAGCTGCTGGAAACACTTCGCGCGGATGGCTTCTCGACCACTCCAGCGCAATTGGGTGCGGCGGTCGCGCCAGCGATGGGGGACAAATATCATGCCGTGGTCGCCACCTACGGCCACCAGATCAATCGCCAGCTTCGCGGCCCGATGGGCAACCGGGTCGCGGTCACAGACCTGGCCACGATGCACGGGCTCGTACGGATCGTCGGCATGTATGCCCCGGCGAACGGCATGACCCTCGAAAGCAGCCAAACCCGCGCCGATTTCCAGCGCCGCGCGCTCGGCGAGCTGGCGGCGCTGCGACGGCCGAGGACGGTGTTCGCCGGGGACCTCAACGTGATTGAACCGGGCCATGAGCCCCGGCTCACCGCCTACGAGCCACACGACTACGAGTTCTATACCGCGATCTGCGAGGGCGGAATGGTCGATACCTACCGGGCGCTGCATCCCGACGAACACGACCACAGCTGGTTCAGCGACCGATTCTTGGCCCAGCGGATCGACCACACGTTCATGACACCGGCCACCGGCACGGTGACCGGATGCCACTACGACCGCACGACCATCGACACCGGCCTGTCCGATCACTCCGCGATGATCACCACTATTGACCTGCGAACCGGTCAGGCCACCGGCGCGCCGACTCCGCCATGA